In the genome of Tannockella kyphosi, one region contains:
- a CDS encoding mechanosensitive ion channel family protein, which produces MFETIDSLFVNGLLSTTSTLGFTLLLIVILNVACTKLIKKKWADPKVYLRLKKYVLILIFLTTFLSQIKGLDSLATTLLASGGMAAILVGLACQEAASSMINGMLIFTYKPYLIGDTVYVVDKNIRGKVFDITLRHTVIETLEKTQVIIPNTIMNSAVIENISNIESNKANHLLMDISYDSDIHLASKIMQDVTRNHPLCVDQRTPEEVKEGVEQIAIHCLELKDSSICLRATIFTKDGPSGFQLLSDCRIKVKEEFDRQGVSIPYPHVVVKQN; this is translated from the coding sequence ATGTTTGAAACAATCGATAGTTTATTTGTAAATGGATTATTAAGTACTACTAGTACATTAGGTTTTACTTTGTTATTGATAGTTATTTTAAATGTAGCTTGCACTAAATTAATTAAAAAGAAATGGGCTGACCCTAAAGTGTATTTACGTTTAAAAAAATATGTTTTAATTCTTATATTTTTAACAACATTTTTATCTCAAATAAAAGGATTAGATTCATTAGCTACTACCTTATTAGCTAGTGGGGGGATGGCTGCTATTTTAGTTGGTTTAGCTTGTCAAGAAGCAGCTAGTAGTATGATTAATGGAATGTTAATTTTTACTTATAAGCCTTATCTTATTGGAGATACTGTTTATGTGGTTGATAAAAATATTAGAGGAAAGGTATTTGATATTACTTTGCGTCATACAGTAATAGAGACATTAGAAAAAACACAGGTTATTATTCCTAATACTATTATGAATAGTGCTGTTATTGAAAATATATCAAATATTGAATCTAATAAAGCAAATCATTTATTAATGGATATTAGTTATGATAGTGATATTCATTTAGCGTCTAAAATTATGCAAGATGTCACTAGAAATCACCCTTTGTGTGTGGATCAAAGAACACCAGAAGAAGTGAAAGAAGGGGTGGAACAAATAGCGATTCATTGTTTAGAGTTAAAAGATTCTAGTATTTGTTTACGTGCTACTATTTTTACGAAAGATGGACCTAGTGGATTCCAGTTATTATCTGATTGTAGAATAAAAGTGAAAGAAGAATTTGATAGACAAGGAGTTAGTATTCCTTATCCTCATGTAGTAGTGAAACAGAATTAA
- a CDS encoding alpha/beta hydrolase, whose product MKKRYVILLTTFFVSTIFFVSISMYLFTSIFIPNFNYLDELVNPIHATSTVESKEYIQIEENNQILQGYLSCSASNIYVLVVHGYGGAGQEMDWASSNFIEMGWNVLAIDLQGNGSSEGNVTTLGTKEQEDIVAWINYLVDFDSESQIILYGVSMGAVTILNALDNELPTNVKAVIEDSAFTSIYELFEYHLNYSLSLSTFPLLFLTKIYASVCLGINIVEGPIDSLASNTIPILFIHGLDDICVPVSMAQELYDACTSEKQLYLVEDAGHVASNEVDKDYWNVIKEFIGQYVDQ is encoded by the coding sequence ATGAAAAAAAGATATGTTATTTTACTAACAACCTTTTTTGTTAGTACCATTTTCTTTGTTAGTATTAGTATGTATCTTTTTACTAGTATCTTTATCCCTAACTTTAATTATTTAGATGAACTAGTAAATCCCATACATGCAACAAGTACAGTAGAATCAAAAGAATATATCCAAATAGAAGAAAACAATCAAATACTACAAGGATATTTATCTTGTAGTGCTAGTAATATTTATGTTTTAGTAGTACATGGTTATGGTGGTGCTGGTCAAGAAATGGATTGGGCTAGTAGTAATTTTATTGAGATGGGATGGAATGTATTAGCAATAGATTTACAAGGGAATGGTAGTAGTGAAGGAAATGTCACTACACTAGGAACTAAGGAACAAGAGGATATTGTTGCTTGGATAAATTATCTAGTAGATTTTGATTCAGAAAGTCAAATTATATTATATGGTGTTAGTATGGGTGCTGTAACCATATTAAATGCCTTAGATAATGAATTACCAACCAATGTAAAAGCAGTAATCGAAGATAGTGCTTTTACTAGTATCTATGAACTATTTGAATATCATTTAAACTATAGCTTATCCTTATCTACATTTCCTTTATTATTTCTAACTAAAATATATGCTAGTGTTTGTTTAGGAATCAATATTGTAGAAGGCCCCATCGATAGTCTTGCTAGTAATACCATACCCATCTTATTTATCCATGGTCTAGATGATATATGTGTTCCTGTTTCTATGGCTCAAGAGTTGTATGATGCATGTACTAGTGAGAAACAATTATATTTAGTTGAAGATGCAGGACATGTAGCTAGTAATGAAGTGGATAAAGATTACTGGAATGTGATTAAGGAGTTTATTGGTCAATATGTTGACCAATAA
- a CDS encoding PHP domain-containing protein — protein sequence MIDGHVHLEYGPLTKEYVLEFVEQAKKMGVTVLHMLDHTHRFQEFAPIYEELKEIPCQKAWLDLKVLEPLSVYHQLIEEIKAMDLEVEVRFGLEVCYVPRHENLIRELVQAYPYDFMIGSVHSIDGKLYDMVFSKEILWQAYDVDAIYKRYYEIIFDLVKSNIFSQLGHVDTVKMFNYYPTYDLTETYHELAKLLVEHHVLAENNSRCHYKYKHPELGLAPDLMKILKEHEVSFIASSDGHLPKEVGFYLKELYQQIEK from the coding sequence ATGATTGATGGACATGTCCATTTAGAATATGGACCACTTACAAAAGAATATGTTTTAGAATTTGTAGAACAAGCTAAAAAAATGGGAGTTACTGTTTTACATATGTTAGATCATACACATCGTTTTCAAGAATTTGCACCAATATATGAAGAACTAAAAGAAATTCCATGTCAAAAAGCATGGTTAGACTTAAAAGTATTAGAACCATTATCTGTATATCATCAACTAATTGAAGAAATAAAAGCAATGGACTTAGAAGTAGAAGTTCGTTTTGGATTAGAAGTATGTTATGTACCTCGTCATGAAAACTTAATTCGTGAATTAGTACAAGCATATCCTTATGACTTTATGATAGGATCAGTTCATTCTATTGATGGTAAATTATATGATATGGTATTTTCAAAAGAAATATTATGGCAAGCTTATGATGTAGATGCTATTTATAAAAGATATTATGAAATTATATTTGATTTAGTAAAATCAAATATATTTAGTCAATTAGGTCATGTGGATACAGTAAAAATGTTTAACTATTATCCAACATATGATTTAACAGAGACTTATCATGAACTAGCAAAACTACTAGTAGAACATCATGTGTTAGCAGAAAATAATAGTCGTTGTCATTATAAATATAAACATCCAGAATTAGGATTAGCTCCTGATTTAATGAAAATATTAAAAGAACATGAAGTTTCTTTTATCGCATCTAGTGATGGACATTTACCTAAAGAAGTAGGATTTTATTTAAAAGAACTATATCAACAAATAGAAAAGTAG
- the serC gene encoding 3-phosphoserine/phosphohydroxythreonine transaminase yields the protein METKRVLNFSAGPSMLPVEVLEKAREQMLNYGNSGMSVMEMSHRSSSYLAIFDNTKALLKKVMNIPEGYEIVFIQGGATQQFSMIPMNYLKNGKSDYAVTGAFSKKAMQEAKKFGDVRIAFDGASNQYKDIPSQEELQLDNTASYVHYCANNTIYGTEWKYVPETNGVPIICDMSSNILSKPVDVSKYGMIYAGAQKNMGIAGLGVAIIKKELLQPVPERTPVLLDYTLQIENDSMYNTPPAYAIYVLGLVLEWIDGLGGLEAMEVKNKEKAAILYDYLDSSDFYKTHSNKENRSLMNVTFVTASKELDDLFVKESIKQGMTNLKGHRSVGGIRASIYNAMPKAGVEQLVAFMKEFEERNK from the coding sequence ATGGAAACGAAAAGAGTTTTAAACTTTTCTGCAGGACCTTCAATGTTACCTGTAGAAGTATTAGAAAAAGCAAGAGAACAAATGTTAAACTATGGCAATAGTGGAATGAGTGTAATGGAAATGAGTCATAGATCCTCTTCCTACTTAGCAATTTTTGATAATACAAAAGCATTATTAAAAAAAGTAATGAATATACCAGAGGGATATGAAATTGTCTTTATCCAAGGTGGAGCAACACAACAATTTTCAATGATTCCTATGAATTATTTAAAAAATGGGAAATCTGATTATGCAGTAACAGGTGCTTTTTCTAAAAAAGCAATGCAAGAAGCAAAGAAGTTTGGAGATGTTCGTATTGCATTTGATGGAGCATCTAATCAATACAAAGATATACCTAGTCAAGAGGAGTTACAATTAGATAATACTGCTAGTTATGTACATTATTGTGCCAATAACACTATTTATGGAACAGAATGGAAATATGTTCCTGAAACAAATGGAGTACCTATTATTTGTGATATGTCATCTAATATTTTATCTAAACCAGTAGATGTTTCTAAATATGGGATGATTTATGCAGGAGCACAAAAAAACATGGGGATTGCAGGATTAGGGGTTGCTATTATAAAGAAAGAATTATTACAACCAGTACCTGAAAGAACACCAGTATTATTGGATTATACATTACAAATAGAAAATGATTCGATGTATAATACACCACCAGCATATGCTATTTATGTATTAGGATTAGTACTTGAATGGATTGATGGATTAGGTGGTTTAGAAGCAATGGAAGTAAAGAATAAAGAAAAAGCAGCTATTTTATATGATTATTTAGATAGTAGTGATTTTTATAAAACACATAGTAACAAAGAGAATCGTTCTTTAATGAATGTTACCTTTGTAACTGCATCAAAAGAATTAGATGACTTATTTGTAAAAGAAAGTATTAAACAAGGCATGACAAACTTAAAAGGGCACCGTTCTGTGGGAGGAATTCGTGCATCTATTTACAATGCAATGCCAAAAGCTGGTGTAGAGCAGTTAGTAGCGTTTATGAAAGAGTTTGAAGAGAGAAATAAATAG
- a CDS encoding phosphoglycerate dehydrogenase, which yields MYKVKLLNEISSYGLDRFDENYEYNKDMENEDAILVRSASLHEYPLHPSLKAIARAGAGVNNIPIDKCSEEGIVVFNTPGANANAVKELVLCSLFLSSRKIIEGIHWVQDQKGDKEVGSKAEKQKSQYVGPEIEGKKLGVIGLGAIGVKVANSAIDLGMEVWGYDPFLSLSAAWGMSRYVKPATTLDVIFKECDYITLHVPSTKETKGFMNKESFEKMVDGVCILNFARGDLVNNQDLIEALTCNKVGKYISDFACAELIGVENVVLLPHLGASTPESEDNCAKMAVKEIREYLENGNITNSVNFPEVVQPRETTQRMCVINKNVPNILATISTVFASHNMNIENMVNKAKGEYAYTLIDTNEEITQEVIDHITLVEGIVNVRVIK from the coding sequence ATGTATAAAGTAAAACTATTAAATGAAATTTCATCTTATGGACTGGATCGATTTGATGAAAATTATGAGTATAACAAAGATATGGAAAACGAGGATGCAATTCTTGTAAGATCGGCTTCTTTACATGAATATCCATTACATCCATCATTAAAAGCAATAGCTAGAGCAGGTGCAGGGGTAAATAATATACCTATTGATAAATGTAGCGAAGAGGGAATCGTTGTATTTAATACACCTGGGGCGAATGCCAATGCAGTAAAAGAGTTAGTATTATGTTCATTGTTCCTATCATCAAGAAAAATCATTGAGGGGATTCATTGGGTTCAAGATCAAAAGGGAGATAAAGAAGTAGGTAGTAAAGCAGAAAAACAAAAATCACAATATGTTGGACCAGAAATTGAAGGAAAAAAATTAGGGGTTATTGGTTTAGGTGCTATTGGGGTGAAAGTAGCAAATAGTGCAATTGATCTAGGGATGGAAGTATGGGGATACGATCCATTTCTATCATTAAGTGCAGCATGGGGAATGTCACGCTATGTAAAACCAGCAACGACATTAGATGTTATTTTTAAAGAATGCGATTATATTACATTACATGTTCCTTCTACTAAAGAAACAAAAGGATTTATGAATAAAGAATCTTTTGAAAAAATGGTAGATGGTGTATGTATCTTAAATTTTGCTAGAGGGGATTTAGTAAATAACCAAGATTTAATAGAAGCACTTACTTGTAACAAAGTAGGAAAATATATTAGTGACTTTGCATGTGCAGAATTAATAGGTGTGGAAAATGTTGTTTTATTACCACACTTAGGAGCATCTACACCAGAATCTGAAGATAATTGTGCAAAGATGGCAGTAAAAGAGATTCGTGAATATTTAGAAAACGGAAATATTACAAACTCTGTAAACTTCCCAGAAGTAGTGCAACCTAGAGAAACAACACAACGTATGTGTGTTATTAATAAGAATGTTCCAAATATTCTTGCAACTATTTCAACAGTATTTGCTAGTCATAATATGAATATCGAAAATATGGTAAATAAAGCAAAGGGAGAATATGCTTATACCTTAATCGATACAAATGAAGAAATCACACAAGAAGTAATAGATCATATTACTTTAGTAGAAGGCATTGTGAATGTCCGTGTAATAAAATAA
- a CDS encoding polysaccharide deacetylase family protein, protein MKKRYFLLLIPIFMITYIMYQRTGLPVVGYHSVVSDELKESDYSDDPYTISVSTFTQQMQYLYDQGYQTLTMEEVADYYYHDADIPSKSVVITIDDGHIDTYTVIKPILEKYGFVATAFVIGSKVDSVSSNYTYLTSDMLEENDTIAYYSHTYDLHHRDQDDNAYVTVLSKEDLLIDYQSQIVSNDYFAYPYGISSELCKEVLEEQGTILAFSYNQFHSLKSSDDAYDLPRYMLVDIMPLWYFKIIVK, encoded by the coding sequence ATGAAAAAGAGATATTTCTTGTTATTGATTCCTATATTTATGATAACTTATATTATGTATCAACGTACTGGATTACCAGTAGTTGGTTATCATAGTGTTGTTAGTGATGAATTAAAAGAGAGTGATTATAGCGATGATCCTTATACTATTAGCGTATCTACTTTCACTCAACAAATGCAATATTTATATGATCAAGGATATCAAACACTAACAATGGAAGAAGTTGCTGATTATTATTATCATGATGCAGATATTCCTAGTAAGAGTGTTGTGATTACAATAGATGATGGTCATATTGATACCTATACAGTAATAAAGCCTATTTTAGAAAAATATGGTTTTGTAGCTACTGCTTTTGTTATTGGTTCAAAAGTAGATAGTGTATCTTCTAATTATACCTATTTAACAAGTGATATGTTAGAAGAAAATGATACTATTGCTTATTATTCTCATACTTATGATTTACATCATAGAGATCAAGATGATAATGCTTATGTTACTGTTTTAAGTAAAGAGGATTTGTTGATAGATTATCAATCTCAAATAGTAAGTAATGATTATTTTGCTTATCCTTATGGTATTAGTAGTGAATTATGTAAAGAAGTATTAGAAGAACAAGGAACTATTTTGGCTTTTTCTTATAATCAATTTCATAGTTTAAAAAGTAGTGATGATGCCTATGATTTACCAAGATATATGTTAGTCGATATAATGCCTTTGTGGTATTTTAAAATAATTGTAAAATAA
- a CDS encoding MFS transporter, with amino-acid sequence MKIDKSLFSFKLFYLFYFGAIGAFIPYINVYLESSRGLTGTQIGLITSTSLLVSVCLMPIWGIIGDKTQKYVLLVRVAVLGSLVVLYFYHKALVYPAIILCAIALEAVRLGAIPMSDTIATNYCHETHGNYGSIRGSGSLGYMLAGTGLGFLADAFGLDGPLFAVYAILLVFAFGATLNFPKTTVTKEEKEKNKGSIGVLLKNKQFLFILVVAIFTSGVSEAALTFQGNHLTTTLGASASAISMVTFITVLPEAFFLAVAVKFMHKIGFKNYYLFAIGTMLLRYTVFSLTSSLTLYLMVSVVHCFGVGIGTVGNLTYIRQVTNPLVLGTAITSLNASLSIGKAIFGYCFGVVYTYSSSYTIFMVTLIFLVFAFVLVLKTDCFDGLEV; translated from the coding sequence ATGAAAATTGATAAAAGTCTTTTTAGTTTTAAATTGTTCTATTTGTTCTATTTCGGTGCAATAGGAGCTTTTATACCTTATATTAATGTTTATTTAGAAAGTAGTAGAGGTTTAACTGGTACACAAATTGGTTTGATTACTTCTACAAGTTTATTAGTTAGTGTTTGTTTAATGCCTATTTGGGGTATTATTGGAGATAAGACTCAAAAATATGTTTTATTAGTACGTGTGGCTGTATTAGGTTCTTTGGTTGTTTTATATTTCTATCATAAAGCCCTTGTATATCCTGCTATTATTCTGTGTGCTATCGCTTTGGAAGCTGTTCGTTTAGGAGCTATTCCAATGAGTGATACGATTGCTACTAATTATTGTCATGAAACTCATGGTAATTATGGTTCTATTCGTGGTAGTGGATCACTTGGTTATATGTTAGCTGGTACTGGACTTGGATTCCTAGCGGATGCTTTTGGTTTAGATGGTCCTTTGTTTGCAGTTTATGCTATTTTGTTAGTCTTTGCTTTTGGAGCAACTTTAAATTTTCCTAAGACAACAGTGACAAAAGAAGAAAAAGAAAAAAATAAAGGTTCTATTGGTGTTTTATTAAAAAATAAACAATTCCTTTTCATTCTTGTTGTTGCTATTTTTACATCTGGTGTTAGTGAAGCAGCATTAACTTTCCAAGGAAATCATTTAACTACTACATTAGGAGCTAGTGCTTCAGCAATTAGTATGGTTACTTTTATTACTGTTTTACCAGAAGCATTCTTCTTAGCAGTAGCTGTTAAGTTTATGCATAAAATTGGTTTTAAAAATTATTATTTATTTGCAATTGGAACAATGTTGTTACGTTATACTGTTTTTTCTCTTACTAGTAGTTTAACATTATATTTAATGGTGTCTGTAGTTCATTGTTTTGGTGTTGGTATTGGTACGGTTGGAAATTTAACTTATATTCGCCAAGTAACAAATCCTTTGGTTTTAGGTACTGCTATTACTTCATTGAATGCTAGTTTATCTATAGGTAAGGCTATATTTGGTTATTGTTTTGGTGTTGTTTATACTTATTCTAGTAGTTATACTATTTTTATGGTAACCCTTATTTTCTTGGTATTTGCTTTTGTTTTGGTTTTAAAAACAGATTGTTTTGATGGTTTGGAAGTTTAA
- a CDS encoding zinc ribbon domain-containing protein YjdM, which yields MEEMENCPKCQSTYTYFDGVINVCPECTYEWIPGTTQSQEPVIKDSNGTILEDGDSVIVIKDLKVKGSSSSIKIGTKVKNIRLLYEARDDHDIECKIDGFGAMKLKSSVVKKN from the coding sequence ATGGAAGAAATGGAAAATTGCCCAAAATGTCAATCAACATATACCTATTTTGATGGAGTAATAAACGTATGTCCTGAGTGCACTTATGAATGGATACCAGGAACAACACAATCGCAAGAACCAGTTATTAAAGATAGCAATGGTACTATCTTAGAAGATGGAGATAGTGTTATAGTAATAAAGGATTTAAAAGTAAAAGGAAGTTCTTCTTCCATTAAGATTGGAACAAAAGTAAAAAATATTCGTTTACTTTATGAAGCTAGAGATGATCATGATATTGAATGTAAAATAGATGGATTTGGTGCTATGAAACTAAAATCATCGGTTGTAAAGAAAAATTAG
- a CDS encoding RidA family protein gives MKNIVKTDKAPGAIGPYSQGVNVGNLFFFSGQIPLDPETGTMPAGIEAQTKQSLNNVKALLESQGLGFEDVVKTTVFLDSMDDFACVNEIYATYFVEPYPARSAIEVAKLPKGALIEVEVIASKG, from the coding sequence ATGAAAAACATCGTTAAAACAGACAAAGCACCAGGAGCTATTGGACCATATAGTCAAGGAGTAAATGTTGGAAATTTATTTTTCTTTTCAGGACAAATTCCTTTAGATCCAGAAACTGGAACAATGCCTGCAGGTATTGAAGCACAAACAAAACAATCTTTAAATAATGTAAAAGCATTATTAGAAAGTCAAGGATTAGGATTTGAAGATGTTGTGAAAACAACTGTATTTTTAGATAGTATGGATGATTTTGCATGCGTAAATGAAATTTATGCTACTTACTTTGTAGAACCATATCCTGCTAGAAGTGCAATAGAAGTTGCAAAATTACCAAAAGGTGCGTTAATAGAAGTGGAGGTTATTGCTTCTAAAGGATAA
- the trpS gene encoding tryptophan--tRNA ligase, giving the protein MKKMLSGIKPTGRVTLGNYIGAIKPFVSYQDEYDMYIFIANLHSMTVYIEPKELRKNTKDLIALYIAAGLDPNKVTLFLQSDILEHAQLGWYLGCMVGMGDLARMTQYKDKLAKNESIGAGIFNYPSLMSADILMYDPDFVPVGEDQKQHVELARDVAEKFNRRYSDTFTIPQPLTAKVGGRIMDLQDPTKKMSKSDEAGKGCIYILDDIAVSKKKIMSAVTDSDGIIAFDRTNKPGISNLLEIYSILTDRTIQDIVNQYLGVGYGVFKKDLAEILGQELTTIQERYQEIIKGSYLDDVLLQGATVARNIARKKLAKVERKIGITIKK; this is encoded by the coding sequence ATGAAAAAAATGTTAAGTGGTATTAAACCAACAGGGAGAGTAACTTTAGGAAACTATATAGGTGCTATTAAACCTTTTGTTAGCTACCAAGATGAATATGATATGTATATCTTTATTGCTAATCTTCATTCAATGACTGTTTATATTGAACCAAAAGAGTTAAGAAAAAATACAAAGGATTTAATTGCTTTATATATAGCTGCAGGTTTAGATCCTAACAAAGTAACTTTATTTTTACAATCTGATATTTTAGAACATGCTCAATTAGGTTGGTATTTAGGTTGTATGGTGGGAATGGGTGATTTAGCAAGAATGACTCAATATAAAGATAAATTAGCAAAAAATGAATCAATAGGAGCAGGTATTTTTAATTATCCTTCTTTAATGAGTGCTGATATTTTAATGTATGATCCTGATTTTGTTCCGGTTGGAGAAGATCAAAAACAACATGTTGAATTAGCTCGTGATGTTGCTGAAAAGTTCAATCGTCGTTATAGTGATACATTCACTATCCCTCAACCATTAACTGCTAAAGTCGGTGGACGTATTATGGATTTACAAGATCCTACTAAAAAAATGTCTAAATCTGATGAAGCTGGAAAAGGATGTATTTATATTTTAGATGATATTGCTGTTTCTAAAAAGAAAATTATGTCGGCAGTCACTGATAGTGATGGTATTATTGCTTTTGATCGTACTAATAAACCAGGTATTTCTAACTTGTTAGAAATATATTCTATTCTTACAGATAGAACAATTCAAGATATTGTAAATCAATATCTTGGAGTTGGTTATGGTGTTTTCAAGAAAGATTTAGCTGAAATATTAGGTCAAGAATTAACAACTATTCAAGAGCGTTATCAAGAGATTATTAAAGGTAGTTATTTAGATGATGTTTTATTACAAGGGGCTACTGTTGCACGTAATATTGCTCGTAAGAAACTAGCAAAGGTAGAACGAAAGATTGGTATTACAATTAAAAAATAA
- the spx gene encoding transcriptional regulator Spx, protein MIRIYTAPSCASCRKVKAWLKEHDIAYVEKNIFATLLRKEELKELLERSENGTDDIISKRSKIIKEQNIDLDDMSMNALITFIQENPSILKRPIMIDNRRFQVGYNAEEIRVFIPRELRQLAECCPSTDSCPQFRLDSKVTLQDLYDKNFDCKREQKGEL, encoded by the coding sequence ATGATACGTATATATACAGCACCAAGCTGTGCTTCTTGCCGTAAAGTAAAAGCATGGCTAAAAGAACATGACATTGCTTATGTTGAAAAAAACATCTTTGCAACACTACTTCGTAAAGAAGAATTAAAAGAACTTTTAGAACGTAGTGAAAATGGTACAGATGATATTATTTCAAAAAGATCAAAAATAATAAAAGAACAAAATATTGATTTAGATGATATGTCTATGAATGCATTAATCACTTTTATTCAAGAAAATCCATCAATCTTAAAAAGACCAATTATGATTGATAATAGACGTTTTCAAGTAGGTTATAATGCAGAAGAAATTCGTGTATTTATCCCAAGAGAATTAAGACAACTTGCAGAATGCTGTCCATCAACAGATTCATGTCCACAATTCAGACTTGATAGCAAAGTAACATTACAAGATTTATATGATAAAAATTTTGATTGTAAAAGAGAACAAAAAGGAGAATTATAA
- a CDS encoding CYTH domain-containing protein, whose protein sequence is MEKLHEIEFKLLLNKETYHQIIQDYQKQISKSYTQINQYFTHPNISKNKLMLRIRQKENTYEFTLKEKDKIIGSHETNIMIDASIVKKLMHQEKVENEIVTILKGYNIEQTDIKPALCLSTYRCDIPLPLGMLSIDKNEYCQTTDFELEFEVTDPELGLEEFYKIIKKYDLTYTTNCPSKVVRALKKGGLL, encoded by the coding sequence ATGGAAAAACTTCATGAAATAGAATTTAAATTACTTTTAAACAAAGAAACTTATCATCAAATCATCCAAGATTATCAAAAACAAATATCAAAATCATATACTCAAATAAATCAATACTTTACACATCCAAACATTTCTAAAAACAAATTAATGTTACGTATTCGTCAAAAAGAAAATACATATGAATTCACTTTAAAAGAAAAGGATAAAATAATTGGTAGTCATGAAACAAATATAATGATTGATGCTAGTATCGTTAAAAAGCTAATGCATCAAGAAAAAGTAGAAAATGAAATAGTTACTATTTTAAAAGGATATAATATAGAACAAACAGATATAAAACCAGCACTTTGTTTATCTACTTACCGTTGTGATATACCATTACCTTTAGGAATGTTATCCATTGATAAGAATGAATATTGTCAAACAACTGATTTTGAATTGGAATTTGAAGTAACTGATCCTGAATTAGGATTAGAAGAGTTTTATAAAATTATTAAAAAATATGATTTAACTTATACAACAAACTGTCCTAGCAAGGTAGTTCGAGCATTAAAAAAAGGAGGATTATTATAA
- a CDS encoding NAD kinase — MDRYTIVARKDELSLSLKEALKEKLDSHLIWDTLHPQLVISIGGDGTMLESVHTYLREGASFVGLHTGTLGFFTDYKREEVDQLVSDILKKEYRFENRNLLDVNVYYNQEKRHYYALNEVRFDHGFMAQVMDVYINGELLETFRGNGVCVSTPSGSTAYNKSLGGAIIYPGQPLMQLTEVAGIGHNAYRSLGSSLILTDKQVICLKGKDLKNISVDHLSYSFDHVDKIEISLSSKVVPFIEYRQLSFIQRIRRAFIYE; from the coding sequence ATGGATAGATATACAATAGTAGCTAGAAAAGATGAATTATCTTTATCTTTAAAAGAAGCTTTAAAAGAAAAATTGGATAGTCATTTAATATGGGATACATTGCATCCACAATTAGTAATTAGTATTGGTGGAGATGGAACAATGTTAGAATCAGTACATACTTATTTAAGAGAAGGAGCTTCATTTGTAGGGCTTCATACTGGTACTTTAGGATTCTTTACAGATTATAAAAGAGAAGAAGTAGATCAATTAGTATCTGATATTTTAAAGAAAGAATATCGTTTTGAAAATAGAAACTTATTGGATGTGAATGTTTATTATAATCAAGAAAAACGTCATTATTATGCTTTAAATGAAGTTCGTTTTGATCATGGTTTTATGGCACAGGTAATGGATGTATATATTAATGGAGAGTTATTAGAAACATTTAGAGGGAATGGTGTATGTGTTTCAACACCTTCGGGATCAACTGCTTATAATAAGTCATTAGGGGGAGCTATTATTTATCCAGGACAACCATTAATGCAATTAACAGAAGTAGCAGGGATTGGTCATAATGCTTATCGTTCTTTAGGATCTAGTCTTATTTTAACGGATAAACAAGTGATTTGTTTAAAAGGAAAAGATTTAAAGAATATTTCGGTAGATCATTTATCTTATTCTTTTGATCATGTAGATAAAATAGAAATATCATTGTCTTCTAAAGTAGTACCATTTATTGAATATCGTCAATTATCATTTATTCAAAGAATTAGAAGAGCGTTTATTTACGAATGA